A stretch of DNA from Leptolyngbyaceae cyanobacterium:
AAATCCAATCCTTGCGTGAAGAAGGAAATCAAATCAAAGTCAAACTGAGCGAACTAGAACCCCAAGAAAGAGAACTCAAAGCTCGAATAGAAGAACTTTTGCTAGCATTGCCGAATTTGCCCAGCGAATCCACTCCCATTGGTAAGAGCGAAGACGATAACGTGGAAGTGCGACGATGGGGCGAAGAATACATTCCCCAAAACTCGAATATCCTTCCTCATTGGGAAATTGGGGAAAAACTGGGTATTCTGAATTTCGATCGTTCTGTCAAAGTTGCCCAAAGTCGCTTTGTTACTCTGATTGGTGCTGGTGCTGCCTTAGAAAGGGCGTTGATTAGCTTTATGCTAGACCGACAAACTAAAGCTGGCTACGTAGAAGTGATTCCCCCATTTTTGGTTAATTCTGAATCTCTTACAGCGACCAGTCAACTGCCCAAATTTGCCGAAGAAAGTTTTAAGTGTAAAGATGACGATTTGTGGCTGACTCCCACGGCGGAAGTACCCGTTACCAACTTCTACCGAGATGAAATTCTCGATGCTGCCAATTTACCGATTTATCACTGCGCTTATACTCCCTGTTTCCGGCGAGAAGCAGGTAGTTACGGACGAGACACCAGAGGATTGATTCGATTGCACCAATTTAATAAAGTTGAATTGGTGAAATTCGTTCATCCCAGTACCTCTGAAGTAGAACATCAAGCCCTAGTTCGAGATGCAGAGGCAATTTTACAAGCATTAAAACTACCTTACCGAGTCATCGAATTGTGTACTGGTGATTTAGGTTTTGGTGCAGCCAAATGCTATGACTTAGAAGTTTGGCTACCTTCGGCAGGAAAATATCGAGAAATTTCCAGTTGTTCCAACTTTGGCGACTTCCAAGCCCGTCGTGGGAGTATTCGTTTTAAAGAAGCTGGTAAAAAGGGAACTCAGTTCGTGCATACTTTGAATGGTTCCGGACTCGCAGTAGGGCGCACGATGGCGGCAATTCTGGAAAATTACCAACAGCCAGATGGAACTGTCCGCATACCAGATGTTTTACAACCTTACCTGGGGCGAGAGGCGATCGCATAATGCTGCAACGTAGAATGAAGAAATGTATAGCTAATTTACATTCAATCCTTCTATGTCAGTTTTGGCGGCGATCGCAGTCTTGGCGCTTTTGATTTTAGTACATGAGCTAGGCCATTTTATGGCCGCTCGTCTGCAAGGAATTCACGCTAATCGATTTTCCCTTGGTTTTGGCCCGATTTTGTGGAAATATCAAGGCCCGGAAACAGAATATGCCATCCGAGCTTTTCCCTTGGGTGGTTTTGTCGGTTTTCCCGATGATGACCCGGAAAGCAAATTTTCTCCCGACGATCCCAATCTACTACGCAATCGACCGATTCTCGATCGCGCGATCGTCATTAGTGCGGGAGTAATCGCCAATTTAATCTTTGCCTACCTAGTGCTGTTGATTCAGTTTGGGATCTTTGGCGTTCCAGCCGGACTAAACTATCAGCCGGGGGTACTAGTACCAAAGCTACTTTCAGATAACTCCGTGGCTGCTCTAGCAGGAATTAAATCTGGAGACATCATTGTAGCTGTTAACAAACAGGAACTCCCAGCTTCTAAAGAAGCGATTTCCTTGTTGATGGAAGAAATTCAAACTAATCCCGATCGAAACATCCAGCTAACGATCGAGCGCAACAATACTGAAAGGGTAATCACCGTTAAACCAGAACTAGGTTCGGATGGTAAAGGTCGCATTGGCATACAATTGTTACCCAATGGCACGGCTATTTATCGTCGCCCTCACAATATAGGGGAAATTTTTAGTCTGGCAGCCGAACAATTCCAGCAAATCTTTGTTGGGACAATCAAAGGCTTCGTTCAACTGATTACCAACTTTCAAGAAACTGCCAATCAGGTGGCTGGCCCGATTAGAATTGTCGAAGCAGGGGCAAAATTAGCTCAATCAGATATTGGCAGGTTATTTTTGTTTGCTGCTTTAGTCAGTATCAACCTAGCGATTATCAACATTCTGCCCTTGCCAGCCCTTGATGGCGGACAATTAGCTTTTCTATTGATCGAAGCTTTGCGCGGCGGTAAACCGCTACCTACCCACATCCAAGATGGTGTAATGCAGACCGGGCTAATGCTACTGTTGGGATTAGGAATCTTTTTGATTGTCAGAGATACAACCCAATTGGAATGGGTGCAAAATTTACTTCAGTGAGCATTACTCGTAAATGGTCAGCTAAACAGCAGCTTGCCCTGGAAATATTGATTCGCCTAAAACGACTCTATCCAGAGGCAACCTGTACTCTCAATTACCAAAGCACGGTGCAATTGTTGGTGGCAACTATTTTATCCGCTCAATGTACTGACGAGCGGGTAAATCAGGTTACACCAGCTTTATTCAGTCGGTTTCCCGATGCCCCGGCAATTGCTAATGCCGATATTCAAGAGTTAGAAAATTTAGTACGTTCCACTGGCTTTTATCGCAATAAAGCCAAAAATATTCAAGGTGCTTGTCGCGCGATCGTCGAAAAGTTCGGCGGCAAAGTACCGAAAAGAATGGAAGAATTACTACAATTACCGGGAGTAGCTCGAAAAACTGCAAATGTAGTACTGGCGCACGGTTACGGAATTAACCAAGGGGTGACGGTAGATACCCACGTCAAGCGCCTCAGCTACCGTCTGGGATTGACAGAAGAAACCGATCCCGTGCGAGTAGAAAGAGATTTGATCCGACTCCTGCCACAGCCTGATTGGGAAAATTGGTCGATTAGGCTGATTTATCACGGTCGTGCTGTTTGTACGGCCAAAAATCCGAAATGTCATGCTTGCGCTTTGGCCGATCTTTGTCCTTCGGCTAATTTACCCGTGTTAAGTTTGCCTACATCGAAAGCGACAAATCAAAAGTCTACCGTTTAAGACTTTTGGCGTTCGTTCTGTTGTCCGGAGATTGGCTGGCTGCACGAAAAAGAAATTCCCGATCGCATATCTTCAGAATAGTCTCAACGCGAGATTTAGTAAGTCGGTCTTTTCCTTTTCAGGGAAAGTTCATTAAAAAGGGTAGAAAACTCGATCGTACTAGCCCAAAAAAGATAAGATAGAAAATGCTGTCTTTGCGATGTTTAGGAACAACAACGCCTCATGGCTAAAAAGAGCATGATCGAGCGCGAGAAAAAGCGCCAAAAACTAGTAGATAAATATGCCGCTAAACGGGAAGATTTACTAGAACAGTTTGCCCAAGCGGAAACTCAACAAGAAAAACTGGCGATTCACCGTCAAATCCAACAACTGCCTCGTAATAGCGCTCCCAGCCGCTTGCGGAATCGTTGCTGGGCAACGGGACGCCCCAGAGGAACTTACCGGGACTTCGGTCTTTCTCGCAACGTTTTGCGCGATTGGGCACACAAAGGTTTGCTGCCAGGTGTAGTAAAGTCCAGCTGGTAAATTGTTCTGAGTGCTGAGTGTAGGTTTTGACTCAGGACTCAGACATACTTTTATTTGATAATTTTTGATTTGTCCGCCTGAAGATCCCAGAAGAGCGGGAAATGGGGAAAATAAAGCGATCGTTAATTTAAATAAAAGGGTTTAAAGAGATAAGCAGGCTGGGCTTGAAAAGGGAAACTTTTACTGCCCGCAGCAGCCATTGATCCCCAAACTATTCAAGAGCAAGTCGCTGACTGCATTTGCGATCGCGAACTCACTATAAAAACTCTTAGAAAAGTCAAAACCCTGCATCTCCGTTACAATGGCAATTACCAACGATCCCAGGTCATTTTCTCCTTCTAGCCGTTGTCTGACATAGATTTGAGCCGCGCGTTGGGCAATTACTCGATTGACTGGTTCGGGGATAAACTCTTCATCAAGCCACTGATGTAAAACCTGCTGTAACCATAACCCTTCCCGATGGGGATCTCGGCTAGGTGGTAAAACGATCGGCTTAATTGGTTCTGACATATTTAGTAAATCTTTACGCTGTATAACTTTTATCTCAATCTATAAACTATAAAATCAATGAGTTTAGATCGGTACTTCCCCCGAAAGTTAATAGTTATTCACTAATGTTATGGAAATTAATATCCCTACCATTATTCAGGGGTATGCTCAGGGCTACTTTTTGATGGCTGATGAAGAACATAATAGCTTGAGCTGGTACTATAGTCGTCAGCGAGCGTTAATTCCCTTAGATGACCGTTTTCGCTACCCTAAGTCTTTACGACGAATCATCAATCAAGAACGATTTACGATCGCTGTAAATCGGGATTTTTCAAGTGTAGTTGCTGGATGCGCTAATCGGGAATCTACTTGGATATCTTCAGAATTAAAAAAAATTTACATTGCCCTTTATGAAGCTGGTTGGGCTTTTAGTTTTGAAACTTGGGATGGCGATCGACTGGCAGGGGGTATTTTAGGGATTGCTCTAGGGGGAGCTTTTATAGGCGAGTCTATGTTCTATAAGATACCAGAAGCATCGAAAGTAGCGATGGTAAAATTGGTCGAACATTTGCGATCGCGTCAGTTTATATTATTCGACGCTCAAATGAACAACCCCCATCTAGAAAGATTTGGAGCTTATACCATTACAGATATAGAGTATCAAAATTTACTAGACAAAGCGTTGAAACGCCGATGTTACATATATTAATTTAAACTTAGTTAACAGTTGATGCGTTATAAAGAAAAAATACCTTATTTTTAACTTTTGATTTTTCATATTTAAAATTATTAAATCTTAAATTCTTCAACTAAAGTTAAACTAACCCACTCACCCTTTTCATTGTAGTTGCGAATTAAACGCTGACGATGATGAGAATTAATCAACCAACCAACCTCTAAGAAAAAAGCTTGCCCTAGTTTGACAGTTAGGGGAAAAGTACAAGAAGCACCAGCAGGTAATAATAAAACTCTTACTGGTTGAAAACCTTCTTCAAAATAAAGCATTGGACCATCAACTTTAGCACTAGAAGCGATCGTTCTATTGGCAAAATTTAACTCTTGAAACAATTTACCATCTTCATTTCGATAAATTTTTAGCTTAGTAGCATAAGAATCGGGAGAACGGAAATCAGGATAAAGAGTAACAGCTTCTCCTTGCCATTCTCCCCATAAACTATCTACACTGGTGACCAAATTATCATGATTTTCATCAGTACCAGCCAGCTTTTCTCGAATCAAAGTTAATGTTTCCAGATTACCTTGCTTATCGAACATCTGCACCAGACGCAGACGCCTGTTACCATCAATTAAACCCAGTTCCGCCCCAAATACTGTAAAAGGTGCTAACTGAATAGAACCCTGCGAGAAAGCACCATTCTCAAAAAACAAAGTATTTCTTCCTAAAGAACTATATTCTAAAACTGTATCCTGTGGTAGCTGAGAAGGCAAAAAACGGCGCACTGTCTGACGCACCATTTGATTGTTGTTAAGCCCTACCAACGAAACTACCGTGGGAGTATCTTCCAGTAGTTCTCCTTGAGGCGAAATACGGGTAAAAGAACCTTGCCATTCCCCCAAGTTTTGCAATAAACATTCCCACTGAGATTTCATTAAAGCTCCTATTGCAATATCATTCGTTATTTGGATAATATTAATTAGTTTCTAGGCAATGTGCCTAAAATACGCTAAACCAGAAGGTGCAAGCTACACCACAGATAACTAGGATGCCATAGCAGGCTAAAACTGTATCTAGGTTACTCTAGTTAAGAATCTGCTTTATATCTACCGATACCCGACAGTTGCAACTATTCTTCATATATTAAACAGCGTTTAGCGTAATCCTTAGTCTAACCCAATAGAACCCTGTACTCAATCGCAGTAAGGAAGAACAGAAAAGATTTTAATTTCCGATCTATTCTGTTAATGAATAGTTTTTGCTGTCGGTAACGCATCTATATTTTTGATAGTCAATGATATCTTTACCTGAGAGCAAATCAAAAAAACATAATTTTAGAGACTTTGAATTTCAATCAAAATTCTCTAAAAGCTTAAAAAGTACGAGCAAAACAATTTTACTGATGCAAAGGTAATACATTGACCTTTGCACTTTAGCCGATGCCAGTTTTTAATACATTTTAGATTGCAGAAGGAATTTCTTAACTCTTCGCTAAGCTTTGCTATGAGTTAATTTTTTAAAATGAGTGCAGCCTATCATTTCACCCCAAAAAAGGACAAAAGACACGTGAAAAGTCAGGATCGAACTCGATTGTTACTTTAAATCAAGAATTTAACAGTTATTTTGTAATTAAGTAGCTTCAAAGTGGTAAAAATGGCATACCTTATTTTGAGGAAGCTATAGGGTGATATAGAGATATTGGATAAAAGTAGCCTAGCTACTTTACCAATGTTTTTAGAAAAAAATATACCCAAAACTTTTCCAAAATAAGCAATTATACCCTTAAATGAGAGAAATCAAACAGTCAAGGCATACCTAGTGATAGTAAAATTAGCTACCAATAGCAAACAAATTTGAAATATATGGAAATAATCCTTTTACAACTAGCTAAATCGTTAGATTATATGGACTGGGTAGTGAGGAGTTAATAAAATGGCCAATATCATCGGTACAATTGGTAATGAATTTTTAACAGGTACGTTAGAAAACGATTCTATCCTTGGATTTGCAGGTAATGACACCCTGCTAGGACTGCCAGGAACCGACACCATCAACGGGAATGAAGGTAATGATAGCCTTCGAGGTGATGAAGGTGATGACTACGTGCGAGGTGGCCAGAATGACGATGAAATGTTTGGCAATCTGGGAATTGACACGATTTTTGGCGATCTGGGCAATGATACGATTTCTGGCAATGAAGAGAACGACCTGATTAATGGCAACGAAGGCAACGATGTTATCAATGGTAATCAGGGTAACGATACAGTTCGGGGTGGCGAAGACGATGACGTAGTGCGCGGCGGTCAAGATAATGATGAAGTTTTTGGCGATCGCGGTAACGATACTGGCTTCGGAGACTTCGGAAACGACAGCGTATATGGCGGCGAGGGCTTGGATGTCCTCAACGGCAACGAAGGTAACGACACCCTCAATGGCAACGAAGACAACGATATTGTCAGGGGTGGCAAAGACGACGATTTAGTACGAGGCGGTCAAAACGAAGACGAAGTTTACGGCGACTTGGGCAATGACACTTTGTTTGGCGACCAAGGAAACGATTCCGTTTACGGTGGACAAGGAATAGACCTCCTATTTGGCAACGCTGATAATGACGTTCTCAACGGTAACGAGGGTAACGATACTCTCTTTGGCGGACAAGGTTTAGATTTGGTGCGAGGTGGTCAAGATAATGACCAGATGTTCGGAGAATTTGGTAATGACACCCTCTATGGCGACCTTGGTAACGACAGCATTCTAGGCAATGAAAACGATGACATCATCAATGGCAACCAAGGTGATGATACCCTCAATGGGAATGAAGGTAACGATACCGTCCGAGGCGGTCAGGGTAATGACTACGTAAGGGGTGGCCAAAACGAAGATGCAGTTTTTGGTGACTTAGGCAATGACACCTTATATGGAGATTTGGGTAACGACACTGTTTATGCCGGAGAAGGGACAGACCTCCTGTTTGGTAATGAAGGAAACGACATCCTCAACGGTAATCAAGGGGACGATACAATCTTCGGCGGACAAGGTAATGACTATGCCAGGGGTGGCATGGACAACGATCGCTTGTTCGGAGACGAAGACAATGACACCCTATATGGCGATCTCGGAAACGATACTGTCTTCGGTGGCATAGGCAATGACCTGATGAATGGCAATGAGGGTGATGACATCCTCAATGGCAACGAAGGACTAGATACGGTCAGGGGCGGTCAGGGTAATGACTTAGTACGAGGCGGTCAAAACGATGACCAATTGTACGGCGATAAAGGCGACGATACGGTTTTCGGAGATTTAGATAACGATACGGTTTTTGGTGGAGAAGGTGCAGATCTCCTATTCGGCAACGAAGGCGATGACGTTCTGAATGGGAATGAGGGGAATGATTCGGTTTTCGGCGGACAGGGTAAAGATCTGGTAAGAGGCGGTCAAGGAAATGACTCCCTGTTTGGCGATCGAGGTAGCGATACCTTATTCGGCGATTTGGGTGCAGATACTCTCACCGGTGATAGTCAAGGAGAAGTCAACACAGATATATTCGTTTTCGGGAAAGGAATGGGTGGCCCTACCAGGGCTGATGCCGATATTGTTACCGACTGGCAACACTGTATAGATTTAATTTCTTTAACTGGCGGACTCAGTTACGCAGATATAAATATCCAACAGGGTACGGGGGCTGATGCTGCTAATACGATCGTCACCGATAAAGCGACGGGAGAATTTTTAGGCGTTCTCCTGAATGTTGATAGTAACTCGATCGACGGTTCGGCTTTCATTCCTAGCGGGCCTTCTAAAGTAAGCATCGTAGCTACTAATCCCACTACGATCGAATCTACTCCTAATACAGCACCGGGTTTATTTACCCTTTCCATCCCTTGCGATATCGATACCGATCTCACTATTAATTACACGATTACCGGTACTGCTGCTAACGGCAAAGATTATCAAATTATCACCAGTAGCGTTATTCTGCCAGCCGGATCGGAAACGGTGACGATTCCGGTCATAGCTATTGACGATACAGAAGTCGAACAACCGGAAACAGTAACTTTGACTCTCAACCCCGGCACCGGTTATGAAGTAGCAACTTCTGGCAAAAATACCGCTACCGTCACTATTTTGGATAATGATGCGTTAACTCAAACAACAGTTAGCTTATTTGCCAGCGATCCCTTAGCTTCAGAAATTGGCCCAGATCCGGGGCAATTTACGTTTGCCCGGACAGGTGATGTTTCTCAACCGCTGACGGTAAATTACAGCCTGTCACCTTTAAGTAGTGCAACCAATAATACAGACTACACTGCCAATCCAGCGTTAAACACTACAAGCATTACCATTCCTGCCGGGTCCGATCGAGTGACAGTTAACATTAACCCCATCCTTGATTCTTTAATAGAGGGCAATGAAACTGTTATCTTAAACTTGGGTGCTGGCCTTGGTTATACGGTTGGCCCAGCCAATAACGCTACGGTGGTAATTCAAGATAATCCAGTTGTCACCAGACCAATTGTTGGTGTTACTGCCCCAGACCCGATCTCGGAGGAAAACGGTTCTAAGATCGGTACATTTCAATTCTCCCGCACTGGTGGCGATACCAGCCAACCACTGACTATTAAATACACCATCAGCGGTACCGCAACTTCTGGAACTGACTATTCAGCATTGAGTGGTACGGTAACTATCAATGCCGGTCAAACAGTTTCCTCACTAATTAATGTCACTCCCTCATCTGATAGCATTAACGAACCCACAGAAACCGTTGTCGTAACTGTTACTGAAGATAGCCCTTACCTTGTTGGTTCGCAAAGTACTGCCACAGTGAGCATTTTAGATAATAATCCTTTAGCGAACGCTCCAGCTGGTACTCTTCCAGTTCGTCGTTATAACTCTAGTGGAACAACCTTATTAAGCAGTCACAACAATTTTACTGATGCTGTTGCGGCTGCTGCTGATAATGACATTCTAGTGGCAATCGCAGGAACCTATAACGAACCAGGAACGGTTATTATCAATAGACCATTGACTGTACGCGGCCCAAACGCCGGACTCAGCCCCTCTTCAGGTGGAGGAGTGACTCCAGCGATCGTCAGTGCGCCATCTGGTCAACGGGTTTTTGCAGTAAATCCTGGTATCAGCGGCGTCACCATTGAAGGGTTAACGATTCAAGCTAATGCCAACGCTCAAAATGCGGTCGAATACACTAGTAATACAGGCACTCCCAGCGTCGTAATTCGTCAGAATCAGTTTACTGGTGAAGGCCCTAATAACGGTGGGGTGATTCGCGTAGACTTCCAAGGAGCGGCAGGTTCTAAGGCAACTATTGTAGATAATTTAATTCGGGATGTTAACACTACTAGTGGTGTAATAACTAGCGGTATTCAAGCATTCAGAGTCGAGCAAGTTAACATTAGCGATAACGTGGTTGCTAAACTAACAGGCCCGGGTATTGTGGCTGATTCTGTTACTAATCCTAATAACATTATCAACTCCAACACGGTCAGCGATATAGGGCAACAAGGGATTCAGCTAGCAGGAGGTAGTGCAACGATCGCCAACAACAACGTCACTAACGTTAACTTAGCCCAAGGGGTAGATGATGGTGGTATTCGGCTGCGGAATTCCGGTTTCGGTGGCAAGTTGATAACTGCTAACGTCTTCGGTAATACAATTACTAACTCCGTAAATGGTATTGCCATCCGTAATAATGATGCGATTAGCGGTAGTGTGACAATTAATAATAACAATCTGATCGGTAATACTAAAGCAGGTTTGTACCACGGTGGTACTGGTACGATTAATGCCACTAACAATTGGTGGGATGACCCCAGTGGGCCGATTGTGGGTGGTACTGGCCGAAATGCGATTAATGTCCCTAATGGTGGTACGGTTACCTTCAACCCGTTTGCTAATCAACCCTTCTAACCTCTGGGTAAGCAGGATAAAATAGAAAAAACAGCATTGTTTGAAATCGAGTCCTGCTTACCAATTAAATTTCCATGACCTCTGAGGTTTTAGTCGAAAAGAAAAAACTGGATAACCCACCCCTGGATATCCACACTTTAGGCGATCGCGTTTTGCGTCAACCCGCTAAACGCATCACCAAGGTAGACTCGGAAATCCGGGATCTAGTCCGCCAAATGCTGCAAACTATGTACAGCGCTGATGGGATAGGTTTAGCCGCACCTCAAGTAGCAATACACAAACAATTAATCGTGATCGATTGCGAACCAGATAATGCAGCTAATCAACCACTGGTTTTAATTAACCCATCCATTAAGAGTTTTAGTCGCGATATCTGTGTAGCGCAAGAAGGCTGTCTGAGCATTCCGAAAGTTTACTTGGATGTAAAGCGCCCAGCAGCTTTGGAAGTTGCTTATAAAGATGAATACGGTCGTCCTCACAACTTAAAAGCTACCGGATTACTAGCCCGTGCAATTCAACATGAAATGGATCATCTCAATGGGGTGCTTTTCGTAGACCGGGTAGAAAATAGTTTAGCTCTCAATCAAGAGTTAAATAAATACGGATTTTCGCCGAAAGCTGTTCAACCAGTAGTATAAAATAAAAAACCGTGTATACAACGCCAAAAAGCGCCCTTTTCTTGGGCGCTGCCTGTGTCGCAGCGATTGCAGCCGTTGGTTCGATTTTCGAGCTTTCATCGGGAGAACCCCAGCTAGGCAGCTTAGTAACGAGTATTATTCTGGCAGTTAGCGTACCAATGGGGGGATTATTGTTTTATGCGGCTGTTAAAGACGCTAACGCTAATCAATAAGTAAATAAATTAAAAATTAAAAATGGCTATTTTTGCCTTTTTAATTTTTAATTTATTTATTAATAAGGTTAGTAGATAAAAC
This window harbors:
- the serS gene encoding serine--tRNA ligase gives rise to the protein MLDLKQIRENSQVVQERLSRRGAGQYDLQPILDLDRNQRELEQERSRLQARSNEIGKLVGQKIKAGSDPQGSEIQSLREEGNQIKVKLSELEPQERELKARIEELLLALPNLPSESTPIGKSEDDNVEVRRWGEEYIPQNSNILPHWEIGEKLGILNFDRSVKVAQSRFVTLIGAGAALERALISFMLDRQTKAGYVEVIPPFLVNSESLTATSQLPKFAEESFKCKDDDLWLTPTAEVPVTNFYRDEILDAANLPIYHCAYTPCFRREAGSYGRDTRGLIRLHQFNKVELVKFVHPSTSEVEHQALVRDAEAILQALKLPYRVIELCTGDLGFGAAKCYDLEVWLPSAGKYREISSCSNFGDFQARRGSIRFKEAGKKGTQFVHTLNGSGLAVGRTMAAILENYQQPDGTVRIPDVLQPYLGREAIA
- the rseP gene encoding RIP metalloprotease RseP codes for the protein MSVLAAIAVLALLILVHELGHFMAARLQGIHANRFSLGFGPILWKYQGPETEYAIRAFPLGGFVGFPDDDPESKFSPDDPNLLRNRPILDRAIVISAGVIANLIFAYLVLLIQFGIFGVPAGLNYQPGVLVPKLLSDNSVAALAGIKSGDIIVAVNKQELPASKEAISLLMEEIQTNPDRNIQLTIERNNTERVITVKPELGSDGKGRIGIQLLPNGTAIYRRPHNIGEIFSLAAEQFQQIFVGTIKGFVQLITNFQETANQVAGPIRIVEAGAKLAQSDIGRLFLFAALVSINLAIINILPLPALDGGQLAFLLIEALRGGKPLPTHIQDGVMQTGLMLLLGLGIFLIVRDTTQLEWVQNLLQ
- the nth gene encoding endonuclease III, with the protein product MSITRKWSAKQQLALEILIRLKRLYPEATCTLNYQSTVQLLVATILSAQCTDERVNQVTPALFSRFPDAPAIANADIQELENLVRSTGFYRNKAKNIQGACRAIVEKFGGKVPKRMEELLQLPGVARKTANVVLAHGYGINQGVTVDTHVKRLSYRLGLTEETDPVRVERDLIRLLPQPDWENWSIRLIYHGRAVCTAKNPKCHACALADLCPSANLPVLSLPTSKATNQKSTV
- the rpsN gene encoding 30S ribosomal protein S14, which encodes MAKKSMIEREKKRQKLVDKYAAKREDLLEQFAQAETQQEKLAIHRQIQQLPRNSAPSRLRNRCWATGRPRGTYRDFGLSRNVLRDWAHKGLLPGVVKSSW
- the aat gene encoding leucyl/phenylalanyl-tRNA--protein transferase yields the protein MEINIPTIIQGYAQGYFLMADEEHNSLSWYYSRQRALIPLDDRFRYPKSLRRIINQERFTIAVNRDFSSVVAGCANRESTWISSELKKIYIALYEAGWAFSFETWDGDRLAGGILGIALGGAFIGESMFYKIPEASKVAMVKLVEHLRSRQFILFDAQMNNPHLERFGAYTITDIEYQNLLDKALKRRCYIY
- a CDS encoding DUF3598 family protein, whose amino-acid sequence is MKSQWECLLQNLGEWQGSFTRISPQGELLEDTPTVVSLVGLNNNQMVRQTVRRFLPSQLPQDTVLEYSSLGRNTLFFENGAFSQGSIQLAPFTVFGAELGLIDGNRRLRLVQMFDKQGNLETLTLIREKLAGTDENHDNLVTSVDSLWGEWQGEAVTLYPDFRSPDSYATKLKIYRNEDGKLFQELNFANRTIASSAKVDGPMLYFEEGFQPVRVLLLPAGASCTFPLTVKLGQAFFLEVGWLINSHHRQRLIRNYNEKGEWVSLTLVEEFKI
- a CDS encoding Calx-beta domain-containing protein encodes the protein MANIIGTIGNEFLTGTLENDSILGFAGNDTLLGLPGTDTINGNEGNDSLRGDEGDDYVRGGQNDDEMFGNLGIDTIFGDLGNDTISGNEENDLINGNEGNDVINGNQGNDTVRGGEDDDVVRGGQDNDEVFGDRGNDTGFGDFGNDSVYGGEGLDVLNGNEGNDTLNGNEDNDIVRGGKDDDLVRGGQNEDEVYGDLGNDTLFGDQGNDSVYGGQGIDLLFGNADNDVLNGNEGNDTLFGGQGLDLVRGGQDNDQMFGEFGNDTLYGDLGNDSILGNENDDIINGNQGDDTLNGNEGNDTVRGGQGNDYVRGGQNEDAVFGDLGNDTLYGDLGNDTVYAGEGTDLLFGNEGNDILNGNQGDDTIFGGQGNDYARGGMDNDRLFGDEDNDTLYGDLGNDTVFGGIGNDLMNGNEGDDILNGNEGLDTVRGGQGNDLVRGGQNDDQLYGDKGDDTVFGDLDNDTVFGGEGADLLFGNEGDDVLNGNEGNDSVFGGQGKDLVRGGQGNDSLFGDRGSDTLFGDLGADTLTGDSQGEVNTDIFVFGKGMGGPTRADADIVTDWQHCIDLISLTGGLSYADINIQQGTGADAANTIVTDKATGEFLGVLLNVDSNSIDGSAFIPSGPSKVSIVATNPTTIESTPNTAPGLFTLSIPCDIDTDLTINYTITGTAANGKDYQIITSSVILPAGSETVTIPVIAIDDTEVEQPETVTLTLNPGTGYEVATSGKNTATVTILDNDALTQTTVSLFASDPLASEIGPDPGQFTFARTGDVSQPLTVNYSLSPLSSATNNTDYTANPALNTTSITIPAGSDRVTVNINPILDSLIEGNETVILNLGAGLGYTVGPANNATVVIQDNPVVTRPIVGVTAPDPISEENGSKIGTFQFSRTGGDTSQPLTIKYTISGTATSGTDYSALSGTVTINAGQTVSSLINVTPSSDSINEPTETVVVTVTEDSPYLVGSQSTATVSILDNNPLANAPAGTLPVRRYNSSGTTLLSSHNNFTDAVAAAADNDILVAIAGTYNEPGTVIINRPLTVRGPNAGLSPSSGGGVTPAIVSAPSGQRVFAVNPGISGVTIEGLTIQANANAQNAVEYTSNTGTPSVVIRQNQFTGEGPNNGGVIRVDFQGAAGSKATIVDNLIRDVNTTSGVITSGIQAFRVEQVNISDNVVAKLTGPGIVADSVTNPNNIINSNTVSDIGQQGIQLAGGSATIANNNVTNVNLAQGVDDGGIRLRNSGFGGKLITANVFGNTITNSVNGIAIRNNDAISGSVTINNNNLIGNTKAGLYHGGTGTINATNNWWDDPSGPIVGGTGRNAINVPNGGTVTFNPFANQPF
- the def gene encoding peptide deformylase, which codes for MTSEVLVEKKKLDNPPLDIHTLGDRVLRQPAKRITKVDSEIRDLVRQMLQTMYSADGIGLAAPQVAIHKQLIVIDCEPDNAANQPLVLINPSIKSFSRDICVAQEGCLSIPKVYLDVKRPAALEVAYKDEYGRPHNLKATGLLARAIQHEMDHLNGVLFVDRVENSLALNQELNKYGFSPKAVQPVV